The following proteins are co-located in the Flammeovirga kamogawensis genome:
- a CDS encoding DUF1338 domain-containing protein, with amino-acid sequence MENIVEKLWDEYVKVTPSAAKIQSIFEKKGESISNDHIAIRTFNNPLVNVETLSIPFTSIGYEKKGEYIFEAKKLKASHYEHMYNKDAPKIFISELRLELCSEFIQDVADSIIATSDLSSTSPANLLLSGRTWGEPSHKIYEKLLQESEYAAWMYVFGFRANHFTIYCNKLKNFDTLESVNDFLKENKFKMNTSGGEIKGSKAQCLEQSSILADKVKIKFQEGEFEVPSCYYEFAMRYPQKDGQLFEGFVASSADKIFESTDVTSAK; translated from the coding sequence ATGGAAAATATTGTAGAGAAGCTTTGGGACGAGTACGTTAAAGTCACTCCCTCTGCTGCTAAAATTCAATCAATTTTTGAAAAAAAAGGCGAATCTATCTCTAATGATCACATCGCCATTCGTACGTTTAACAACCCACTTGTAAACGTTGAAACCTTATCAATCCCTTTTACTAGTATTGGATACGAAAAAAAAGGAGAATACATATTTGAAGCAAAAAAATTAAAGGCTTCACATTACGAACATATGTATAATAAGGATGCCCCTAAAATATTTATTAGCGAATTACGTTTAGAATTATGTAGTGAGTTTATTCAAGATGTAGCTGATTCAATTATTGCAACATCTGATTTATCTTCAACATCACCTGCTAATTTATTACTTAGTGGACGTACATGGGGAGAACCATCACATAAAATTTACGAAAAGCTTTTACAAGAATCTGAATACGCTGCTTGGATGTATGTGTTTGGTTTTAGAGCGAATCATTTTACAATTTATTGTAATAAGCTTAAAAACTTTGATACACTTGAAAGTGTGAATGATTTCTTGAAAGAAAATAAATTTAAAATGAATACTTCCGGTGGTGAAATAAAAGGAAGTAAAGCACAATGCTTGGAGCAGTCTAGTATTTTGGCTGATAAAGTAAAGATTAAATTCCAAGAAGGTGAATTCGAAGTTCCTTCTTGTTATTATGAATTTGCAATGAGGTATCCTCAGAAAGACGGACAATTATTTGAAGGATTTGTTGCCTCATCTGCAGATAAGATCTTCGAAAGTACAGACGTAACATCAGCAAAATAA
- a CDS encoding DUF3137 domain-containing protein has translation MKSFEEFKAFFKENIKPQLEDLEAKRFQMHNKRLQFGGLTFLMIFIAWILVYLNQIHDYGLYFMCLFAPFASHLYFKNNFLDETIEGEYKELVVREMIRFMDPSLHYEPEDYIPLKEWIRSGVDPLVPDIYTGDDLITGSIDGINITVSEVEVAKQLPPKNKWYLNKKKQEQAKSETIFHGFFMIVELKEPPASDVYIFEDDIQKHWGHLGRLIEEKDERYGTYVPIKHPKYREIFKVYAENRAAAESSLKDDFIEKLYKIKKHFKAKVNCVVKNDKMYVFLDIRKELFKVDTTHSLTRSFILKSLYNDLYMILTVTHSLNKPVPKESTATQIENNFGQQTRTIEDTPPVTGEFYDDDESAEGLANNHFEINDEDDFEDDNFEDDDYEEDKRDPFDLDENSAANQEQLFGMEENNDFQHFDFENDSNDDYYDDDEKE, from the coding sequence ATGAAATCTTTCGAAGAATTTAAAGCCTTTTTTAAAGAAAATATTAAACCGCAGTTAGAAGATCTTGAAGCTAAACGTTTCCAGATGCATAATAAGCGACTACAATTTGGCGGACTTACATTTCTTATGATTTTTATAGCATGGATACTTGTCTATTTAAATCAAATACATGATTATGGTTTATATTTCATGTGCCTATTTGCACCTTTTGCTTCTCACCTTTATTTTAAAAATAATTTTCTTGATGAAACAATTGAAGGTGAATATAAAGAATTAGTAGTAAGAGAAATGATCCGATTTATGGATCCTTCCCTCCATTATGAACCTGAAGATTATATTCCCTTAAAAGAATGGATTAGAAGTGGTGTTGACCCTCTAGTTCCTGACATCTATACAGGAGATGATCTTATTACGGGAAGTATTGACGGCATAAATATTACGGTTTCCGAAGTTGAAGTTGCCAAACAATTACCTCCAAAAAATAAATGGTATTTAAATAAAAAAAAGCAAGAACAAGCAAAATCTGAAACTATATTCCATGGTTTCTTTATGATTGTTGAACTTAAGGAACCTCCTGCTTCTGATGTCTATATTTTTGAAGATGATATACAAAAACATTGGGGACATCTTGGACGCCTTATTGAAGAAAAAGATGAACGGTATGGTACATATGTACCTATTAAACACCCAAAGTATAGAGAGATATTTAAGGTATACGCAGAGAATAGAGCTGCAGCAGAAAGTAGTCTTAAAGATGATTTTATAGAAAAACTTTATAAGATTAAAAAGCACTTTAAAGCAAAAGTCAATTGCGTTGTAAAAAACGACAAGATGTATGTTTTTTTAGATATCAGAAAAGAGCTCTTTAAAGTTGACACAACTCACTCATTAACTAGGTCATTTATATTAAAATCACTATATAATGATTTATATATGATTTTAACAGTAACACATTCGCTAAATAAACCTGTTCCTAAAGAATCAACTGCAACACAAATTGAAAATAATTTTGGGCAGCAAACTAGAACAATAGAAGACACACCTCCTGTAACTGGTGAATTTTATGATGATGATGAAAGTGCAGAAGGTTTGGCTAATAATCATTTTGAAATTAACGACGAGGATGATTTTGAAGATGACAATTTTGAAGATGATGACTATGAAGAAGATAAAAGAGATCCGTTTGATCTAGATGAAAATTCAGCAGCCAACCAAGAACAATTATTTGGCATGGAAGAAAATAATGATTTTCAACATTTTGACTTCGAAAATGATAGTAATGATGATTATTATGATGATGACGAAAAGGAATAA
- a CDS encoding LTA synthase family protein — protein sequence MLSFFKINDPLRLIALLFLLILIRLPIWLSGIPLMSEEIHWITLGQKLADGSMMYQDIWDNIAPLSAGVYWFAAKFFGGTQVTFFVIASILTFFQSFLFNTMLNRSEAYKQKTFIPGFLYLVFSNISYDFMTLSPILISLTFLLFGLRNILRMERTDTEQSILNTGIFFGLASLAYLPSFSFLLMGIFALASFRVTSIRRLFLAFVGFTIVWGSYFLYLYYNSNISEFVNLCILTITQLDHNFILSWEQMIILMVVPTLIFLSGAFRTFSYNSFINSQQSIQQVMLIWVITASLSIIFSQYTASFQLILFVPSLAFFCTHELLLIRRIMFAESTLWIYCSLLLVIMYTTAFNILPKKIDSPYLNAWSKPIPFDDEIGESVLVFGTNYDYYQNKKLATPYLNWRVCQNYFRNVDNYDQLRVIYNEFERDLPETIIDSNNQGEQILDFLTIIKDKYERFEKNDGTIIFQKIK from the coding sequence ATGCTTTCATTTTTTAAGATCAACGATCCTTTACGCTTAATTGCACTACTTTTTCTACTTATACTTATTCGACTTCCTATTTGGTTAAGTGGAATACCATTAATGTCAGAAGAAATACATTGGATTACATTAGGTCAGAAATTAGCAGATGGAAGTATGATGTATCAAGATATATGGGATAATATTGCTCCATTATCTGCTGGTGTTTATTGGTTTGCTGCAAAGTTTTTTGGTGGTACTCAAGTCACATTCTTTGTGATTGCTTCTATACTGACATTCTTTCAGTCTTTCTTATTTAATACCATGTTAAATAGAAGTGAAGCTTACAAACAAAAAACTTTCATACCTGGTTTTCTATATCTGGTATTTTCTAATATCAGTTACGATTTCATGACTTTATCCCCCATTCTGATAAGCCTTACATTTCTGCTATTTGGATTAAGGAATATTTTAAGAATGGAAAGAACAGATACAGAACAAAGTATTCTTAATACAGGTATATTTTTTGGTTTAGCCTCTTTAGCATACCTTCCTTCCTTCTCCTTCCTTTTGATGGGTATTTTTGCATTAGCAAGTTTCCGAGTAACTTCTATAAGAAGACTTTTTCTAGCTTTTGTTGGGTTTACAATAGTTTGGGGTAGTTACTTTCTCTATCTCTATTACAATAGTAACATATCTGAATTTGTAAACTTATGTATCTTAACAATCACGCAATTAGACCATAACTTCATATTATCGTGGGAGCAGATGATTATCTTGATGGTAGTACCAACTTTAATTTTCTTATCTGGGGCCTTCAGAACATTCTCTTATAACTCATTTATTAACTCACAGCAAAGTATTCAACAAGTAATGCTTATTTGGGTAATTACAGCATCTCTGAGTATAATATTTTCACAATATACAGCATCTTTTCAGCTCATTTTATTTGTACCTTCATTGGCATTTTTCTGTACACATGAATTACTTTTAATTAGAAGAATAATGTTCGCAGAAAGTACTTTATGGATCTATTGTAGTTTACTTTTAGTAATTATGTATACTACAGCATTCAATATTCTTCCTAAGAAAATTGACTCTCCTTATTTAAATGCTTGGAGTAAGCCAATTCCTTTTGATGATGAAATTGGTGAAAGCGTTCTCGTTTTTGGTACCAATTACGATTATTATCAAAATAAAAAATTAGCTACACCCTACTTGAATTGGAGAGTTTGTCAAAATTATTTCAGGAATGTAGATAATTACGATCAGTTAAGAGTAATCTACAATGAGTTTGAAAGAGATTTACCAGAAACTATCATTGACTCTAACAATCAGGGAGAACAAATCTTGGATTTTCTAACGATCATTAAAGACAAATATGAACGTTTTGAAAAGAATGATGGCACTATCATTTTCCAAAAAATAAAATAA
- a CDS encoding glycosyltransferase family 9 protein has translation MKKFLVIQTAFIGDVIMATAVVEKLIKFYPEAEIDFVVRNGNEGLLRNNPYINEVIIWNKKQNKNKNLFKVAMEIRRRKYDRVINLQRYFSTGLMTFLSAAKSTAGFDKNPLSGFFSIKKPHVVGKGREQENHEVARYISLIEDITDDKFVKPKLYPREIDYDKAKFDGEYVTVAPSSVWYTKQFHKDKWVELIDKIPENITVILIGGPGDFSVCDEIIEKVKRGNLCNWAGKLSFLQSAALMKGGIMNYVNDSAPQHMASAVNAPQTAIFCSTIPEFGFGPLSTNSKIVEVKEDLACRPCGIHGHKSCPKKHFKCSMDIDVEDLLLDEWK, from the coding sequence ATGAAAAAATTTTTAGTCATACAAACAGCTTTCATAGGTGATGTGATCATGGCAACAGCTGTTGTAGAGAAATTAATAAAATTTTATCCTGAAGCGGAAATTGATTTTGTAGTCCGTAATGGAAATGAAGGGTTGTTGAGAAACAATCCATATATAAATGAAGTTATAATCTGGAATAAGAAACAAAATAAAAATAAAAATTTATTTAAAGTTGCAATGGAAATCCGTCGTCGTAAATACGATAGGGTTATTAATTTGCAAAGATATTTCTCAACAGGTTTAATGACATTTTTATCTGCTGCAAAATCAACAGCAGGATTTGATAAAAACCCACTTAGTGGATTCTTTTCTATTAAAAAACCTCATGTAGTAGGCAAAGGCAGAGAACAGGAAAACCATGAAGTAGCAAGGTATATATCATTAATTGAGGATATCACAGATGATAAATTTGTTAAGCCCAAATTATATCCTAGAGAAATTGATTATGATAAAGCTAAGTTTGATGGTGAATATGTAACTGTTGCACCTAGTTCTGTTTGGTATACTAAACAATTTCATAAAGATAAATGGGTAGAGTTGATCGATAAAATCCCTGAAAATATTACAGTGATTTTGATCGGTGGACCTGGAGATTTTTCTGTTTGCGATGAGATAATAGAGAAAGTAAAAAGAGGAAACCTATGCAATTGGGCAGGGAAACTCTCTTTTTTACAATCTGCAGCATTAATGAAAGGTGGAATTATGAATTATGTCAATGATTCTGCTCCTCAGCATATGGCAAGTGCTGTGAATGCGCCTCAAACTGCAATATTCTGTTCTACTATTCCTGAATTTGGCTTTGGCCCTTTGTCAACAAATTCTAAAATTGTAGAGGTTAAAGAAGATTTAGCTTGTAGACCTTGTGGGATACATGGCCATAAAAGCTGTCCCAAAAAACACTTTAAGTGTTCTATGGATATAGATGTCGAAGATTTACTCTTAGACGAATGGAAGTAA
- a CDS encoding aminotransferase class V-fold PLP-dependent enzyme: protein MKNYHLTAGPSELYFTVEQHIQQALKENIAVVSHRSAAFQDMFGFTVSQVKEMLGVPADFHVVFTGSATEVWERLAQNCITKKSAHFVNGSFSERFHAFAEAWGMETQKIEKPLGEGFTLSEVEIDNDVDFIAITQNETSTGVQFPVEDIYKIREENPEAIIAIDAVSSVPYLKIDFNKIDSLYFSVQKGMGLPAGLGVWIFNEKCVDRAKEIKASGRHLGGYHDMFTLLKNASKNMTPATPNALGMYILGKVSEDLIRRDMDIVRSETDYKAALLYGAVEAHKDLDYAVKEERVRSKTVIVIDVKEGRSAKDLMTYLSDKGLIVSSGYGPNKATQIRIANFPTHSKELYFQLIDLIEAW from the coding sequence ATGAAAAATTATCATCTAACTGCAGGACCAAGTGAACTGTATTTTACTGTTGAACAACATATTCAACAAGCTTTAAAAGAAAATATTGCGGTTGTTTCTCACAGAAGTGCTGCATTTCAAGACATGTTTGGCTTTACGGTAAGTCAAGTAAAAGAAATGTTAGGTGTGCCTGCTGATTTTCATGTAGTTTTTACAGGATCAGCAACAGAAGTTTGGGAACGTCTTGCTCAGAATTGCATTACTAAAAAGAGTGCTCACTTTGTAAATGGGTCATTTTCTGAAAGGTTTCATGCTTTTGCTGAGGCTTGGGGAATGGAAACTCAGAAAATTGAAAAACCTTTGGGAGAGGGTTTTACTTTAAGTGAGGTGGAAATTGATAATGACGTCGATTTTATTGCGATAACTCAAAATGAAACAAGTACAGGGGTACAGTTCCCTGTTGAAGATATTTATAAAATACGAGAGGAGAATCCTGAAGCAATTATTGCAATTGATGCAGTTTCTTCTGTACCCTATTTAAAGATCGACTTCAATAAAATAGATAGTTTATACTTTTCAGTTCAAAAAGGTATGGGTTTACCTGCTGGGTTAGGAGTGTGGATTTTTAATGAGAAGTGTGTAGATAGAGCTAAAGAGATAAAAGCAAGTGGTAGACATTTAGGTGGTTATCATGATATGTTTACACTATTAAAAAATGCTTCTAAAAACATGACTCCAGCAACTCCAAATGCATTAGGAATGTATATTTTAGGAAAAGTGTCAGAAGATTTAATCCGTAGAGATATGGATATAGTTAGAAGCGAGACGGATTATAAAGCAGCATTACTTTATGGAGCAGTAGAAGCACATAAAGATTTGGATTATGCTGTGAAAGAAGAGAGAGTGCGATCTAAGACTGTTATTGTTATAGATGTAAAAGAAGGTAGATCTGCTAAAGATTTAATGACTTATTTATCTGATAAAGGGTTGATTGTTAGTTCAGGATATGGTCCGAATAAAGCTACTCAAATAAGAATCGCAAATTTCCCTACGCATTCTAAGGAGTTATATTTTCAATTAATTGATTTAATTGAGGCATGGTAA
- a CDS encoding geranylgeranylglycerol-phosphate geranylgeranyltransferase, translating to MSTNKLNTEKSFFIGLQDFMRLIRGSNLFIIFVTQWMGRIFLIGDSSKVGEYLKDFNFFLLTLSTLLIAAAGYIINDYYDIKIDAINKPNKLVVGKVMKRRVALFTHTVFNLTGILIGFYLSTEVGIVCFVISFWLWLYSNTLKRRAFIGNLSVAAITSLSVFLLNIYFVQNNMEVYQFGIFAFFVSIIREIIKDLEDKEGDAQFGCKTLPIIWGDGKTKKLVYVLFALFIVISIFMILHMRQEYFQYYFLILSIPAFFLIYKIYKAGTSKDYATISKMIKFYMLAGILGMLFI from the coding sequence ATGAGTACAAATAAATTAAATACAGAAAAGTCGTTCTTCATAGGTTTACAAGATTTTATGCGTTTAATACGCGGGTCAAACTTATTTATCATCTTTGTTACACAATGGATGGGGAGAATCTTTTTAATAGGAGACTCGTCTAAGGTTGGAGAGTATCTTAAAGATTTTAACTTTTTCTTATTGACACTTTCTACTTTATTAATTGCAGCAGCAGGATATATTATTAATGATTACTATGATATAAAAATTGATGCAATTAATAAACCGAATAAATTAGTAGTTGGTAAAGTAATGAAAAGGCGTGTAGCTTTATTTACACATACTGTATTTAATTTAACAGGCATATTAATTGGTTTTTACCTTTCTACAGAAGTAGGGATTGTGTGTTTTGTTATTTCATTCTGGTTGTGGCTCTATTCAAATACGCTAAAACGGAGAGCATTTATAGGGAACCTGAGTGTAGCTGCAATTACATCACTGTCTGTATTTTTATTGAATATTTATTTTGTTCAAAATAATATGGAAGTGTACCAGTTTGGTATTTTTGCTTTTTTTGTCTCGATTATCAGAGAAATTATTAAAGATTTAGAGGATAAAGAAGGAGATGCACAATTTGGTTGTAAAACATTACCTATTATTTGGGGTGATGGTAAAACCAAAAAATTAGTTTATGTTCTCTTTGCTCTATTTATCGTAATTTCAATATTCATGATTTTACACATGAGGCAAGAGTATTTTCAGTATTACTTCTTGATATTGTCTATACCAGCTTTCTTTCTTATTTACAAAATTTATAAGGCAGGGACAAGTAAAGATTATGCAACGATAAGTAAAATGATAAAGTTTTATATGTTAGCAGGTATCTTAGGAATGCTATTTATATAA
- the polA gene encoding DNA polymerase I, with the protein MKKLFLLDGMALIFRAHFALIRNPRINSKGVNTSAPMGFVNSLLEILKKQNPTHIAVSFDLPAPTFRHKMFSEYKANRQETPEDISIAIPIVKKIVDAFNIPRIEMEGYEADDVIGTLAKVASKKGFQTYMMTPDKDYAQLVDENTFLYRPSTKGGIEILGVNEVLEKFDLDRIDQVIDLLGLQGDAVDNIPGVPGVGPKTACKLLKQYSTVEGIIEHSDELKGKLKERVQGNVEQALMSKELATIKIDVPVEFNEQDLLISEPNKEELIKIFTELEFKTLLQRVFPGEKKAVTPKKSIKAGEQASLFGGSASSATTSTASEPEDVVEEEIIIEKSTFATVDKNYRLVDSPERYEELVSYLSKQKEFAFDTETTSLDALEAEVVGMSFSAAKDEAYYVPVPLDKKQADIIFTYFKPLFANQEILKIGQNLKYDLQVLETANVDVKGPFFDTMLAHYLLEPDKRHGMDAISEVYLNYIPVSIETILGKKGKKQKNMKDMSVQEVYEYACEDADVTLQLREVFEPLLKNKGLDKLFTNLEMPLMETLKDMEREGVNLDVESLEKYSIELASSVEQLEKEIYLLAGEEFTISSPKQLGIVLFEKMKLVEKPKKTKTGQYATGEEVLQGLRNHEIVGKILDFRQLNKLKSTYVDALPKLIKSDGRVHTTYNQAIAATGRLSSTDPNLQNIPIKTSRGREIRKAFVARNNDYTFVAADYSQVELRIMAAFSGDKEMIDAFKNGRDIHTATAAKVFKVAESDVDSEMRRKAKTANFGIIYGVSAFGLSQQLNIPRSEAKALIDAYWEEFPSVKKYMDDVIGKARDNEYVETLMGRRRYLRDINSRNFTVRGMAERNAINAPIQGTAADIIKKAMIEIQAWMKLEGLKSKMILQVHDELIFDVYNEELDLLKAKVKELMEGADDIGVPLEVEIGEGNNWLEAH; encoded by the coding sequence ATGAAAAAATTATTTCTGCTTGATGGTATGGCATTGATTTTTCGTGCCCACTTTGCTTTAATACGTAATCCACGTATCAATTCTAAAGGAGTGAATACAAGTGCACCTATGGGCTTTGTAAACTCTCTATTAGAAATTCTTAAAAAGCAGAATCCTACTCATATAGCTGTATCTTTTGATTTACCTGCTCCAACATTCCGACATAAAATGTTTAGTGAATACAAGGCAAATAGACAAGAGACTCCTGAGGATATATCAATAGCAATTCCAATAGTGAAAAAAATTGTAGATGCTTTTAATATTCCTAGAATTGAGATGGAAGGATATGAAGCAGATGATGTTATTGGAACATTAGCTAAAGTAGCATCTAAAAAGGGTTTTCAGACATATATGATGACACCTGATAAGGATTACGCTCAATTAGTGGATGAAAATACTTTCTTATACCGTCCTTCTACGAAAGGAGGAATTGAAATTTTAGGCGTCAATGAAGTTTTAGAGAAGTTTGATTTAGACCGTATTGATCAAGTAATTGATTTGCTAGGTTTACAAGGTGATGCCGTTGATAATATTCCTGGTGTACCTGGGGTGGGACCAAAAACTGCTTGCAAGTTATTAAAACAATATAGTACAGTAGAAGGTATTATTGAACATTCTGACGAACTAAAAGGCAAACTTAAAGAACGTGTTCAAGGTAATGTTGAGCAAGCATTAATGTCTAAAGAGTTAGCCACTATTAAGATAGATGTTCCTGTTGAGTTTAATGAACAAGATTTACTTATTTCTGAGCCAAATAAAGAGGAATTAATAAAAATATTTACTGAATTAGAATTTAAAACTTTACTTCAGAGAGTTTTTCCAGGAGAAAAGAAAGCCGTAACGCCAAAGAAATCAATAAAAGCAGGTGAACAAGCTTCTTTATTCGGAGGAAGTGCTTCAAGTGCTACTACTTCAACAGCTTCAGAACCTGAAGACGTTGTAGAAGAAGAGATAATAATTGAAAAATCTACATTTGCTACTGTAGATAAAAATTATAGATTGGTAGATTCTCCGGAAAGATACGAAGAGTTAGTTAGTTATTTAAGTAAACAAAAAGAGTTTGCTTTTGATACTGAAACAACTTCTTTAGATGCTTTGGAAGCTGAAGTTGTAGGGATGTCGTTTAGTGCAGCCAAGGACGAAGCATACTATGTGCCTGTTCCACTAGATAAAAAGCAAGCAGATATTATATTTACTTATTTTAAGCCTCTTTTTGCAAATCAAGAAATACTTAAAATAGGTCAGAATTTAAAATATGATTTACAGGTACTTGAGACTGCTAATGTTGATGTAAAAGGCCCTTTCTTCGATACCATGCTGGCACATTATCTATTAGAGCCAGATAAACGACATGGTATGGATGCGATTTCGGAAGTTTACTTAAATTATATACCTGTTTCAATAGAGACTATTTTAGGTAAAAAAGGAAAGAAGCAAAAAAACATGAAAGATATGTCTGTTCAAGAAGTATATGAATATGCTTGTGAAGATGCAGATGTAACACTTCAATTGAGAGAAGTTTTTGAACCACTCTTAAAAAATAAAGGACTTGATAAATTGTTCACTAATCTAGAAATGCCTTTAATGGAAACATTAAAAGATATGGAAAGAGAAGGGGTGAATTTAGATGTAGAATCTTTAGAGAAGTATTCTATTGAATTAGCAAGTTCTGTGGAACAATTAGAAAAGGAAATCTATCTTTTAGCGGGTGAAGAGTTTACAATTTCTTCTCCGAAGCAGCTAGGAATAGTTCTTTTTGAAAAAATGAAGCTTGTTGAAAAGCCTAAAAAGACAAAAACAGGACAGTACGCAACAGGTGAAGAAGTATTGCAAGGTTTAAGAAACCATGAAATAGTAGGTAAGATCTTAGATTTCCGTCAATTAAATAAATTGAAAAGTACTTATGTAGATGCACTTCCTAAGCTGATTAAATCAGATGGAAGAGTGCATACAACGTATAATCAAGCAATTGCCGCAACAGGACGTTTATCATCTACAGATCCTAACTTGCAGAATATTCCAATTAAAACATCAAGAGGTAGAGAAATTAGAAAAGCATTTGTCGCTAGAAATAACGATTATACTTTTGTTGCTGCCGATTATTCTCAAGTTGAATTAAGAATTATGGCTGCTTTTAGTGGTGATAAAGAGATGATTGATGCTTTTAAAAATGGAAGAGATATTCATACAGCAACTGCAGCTAAAGTATTTAAAGTTGCAGAAAGTGATGTAGATTCAGAAATGCGTAGAAAAGCTAAAACTGCCAATTTTGGTATTATCTATGGTGTATCTGCTTTCGGGTTATCTCAACAGCTTAATATACCAAGAAGTGAAGCAAAAGCATTAATTGATGCATATTGGGAAGAATTTCCATCTGTCAAAAAGTATATGGATGATGTGATAGGAAAAGCAAGAGACAATGAATATGTAGAAACATTAATGGGTAGAAGAAGGTATCTAAGAGATATTAATTCTAGAAACTTTACTGTACGTGGTATGGCCGAAAGAAATGCTATCAATGCTCCAATTCAAGGTACTGCTGCAGATATTATCAAAAAAGCAATGATTGAGATTCAAGCTTGGATGAAATTGGAAGGTTTAAAATCTAAAATGATTTTGCAAGTTCATGATGAATTAATTTTTGATGTTTATAATGAAGAATTAGATCTTCTTAAAGCAAAAGTTAAAGAATTAATGGAGGGTGCTGATGATATTGGAGTTCCTTTAGAAGTAGAAATAGGCGAAGGTAATAATTGGCTTGAAGCACACTGA
- the rbfA gene encoding 30S ribosome-binding factor RbfA, with translation MDSKRQHKFSRLIQKDLGEIFQQNSVSMFGGSFITVTHVEISPDLGLAKVYLSFLLVKDPESKVAEIEEQSKAIRNILGQRIRHQARVIPQLRFYYDNTAEEAEKIEDLFKDIDIPDDKGDNDDDTYTR, from the coding sequence ATGGATAGTAAAAGACAACATAAATTTTCTCGCTTAATTCAAAAAGATTTAGGCGAAATTTTTCAGCAAAATAGTGTTTCAATGTTTGGTGGTTCTTTTATCACTGTAACTCACGTTGAAATATCTCCAGATTTAGGACTTGCAAAAGTTTATTTAAGCTTTCTTTTAGTTAAAGACCCTGAAAGTAAAGTAGCAGAAATAGAAGAGCAAAGTAAAGCTATTCGTAATATACTAGGGCAACGCATTCGTCATCAAGCAAGGGTAATCCCTCAGTTACGTTTCTATTATGATAACACTGCAGAAGAAGCTGAAAAAATAGAAGATTTATTTAAAGACATCGATATACCTGATGATAAAGGAGATAACGATGACGACACTTATACAAGATAA